The DNA segment GCCCGACGAGTTCTTCTTCATCGAGATGAACACCCGGCTGCAGGTCGAGCATCCGGTCACCGAGCTCGTCACCGGCGTCGACCTCGTCGAGCAGCAGCTGCGCATCGCGGCGGGCGAGCCGCTCGCGATCGCGCAGGACGACGTGCGGATGACCGGCCACGCGATCGAGGCGCGCGTCTACGCCGAGAGCCCCGAGCGCGGGTTCCTGCCGTCGACCGGCGACGTGCTCGCCTGGCGTGCGCCGACGGGCGAGGGCGTGCGCGTCGACGCGGGCATCAGCGAGCAGCAGCGGATCACCGCGGACTACGACCCGATGATCGCCAAGGTCATCGCGCACGGCGCCGATCGGGCGGAGGCGGTCGACCGGCTCGACGCGGCGCTCGCCGACACCGTGCTGCTCGGCGTCGAGACGAACGTCGCGTTCCTCCGGACCCTGCTCGCGCACCCCGACGTGCGCGCCGGACGGCTCGACACCGGGCTGATCGACCGGCTGCCGGCGGCAGCGGCGAGCGCGCCTGGCTCGGCGGCAGCGGATGCCCCGGCCGACCCGCTCGCGGGCGCGGCGCACGCCGAACGCGAGCGCATGGCGCGCGCAGCGGCCGACGGCGGGCACGCCTGGGCGCGCGAGCGCGGCTGGCGGATCGGCGGCGAGCGCGATGGCGAGACGGATGCCGCGGCATCCGCTGCGGGCGACGCCGTCGTCGCGACCGCACCCGACGGCACCGTCTGGGTGCATGCCGACGGCCGCACCGCGGCCTTCCCGCGGCCGGACCGCCGGGCGGCGCTCGAGGCTCGCCTCGCCCTGCTCGAGCGCGGCGGCAGTGCCGATCCCGACCTGCGCGCGCCCATGCCCGGCAGCGTCACGACGATCCTCGTCGCCGACGGCGACCGGGTCGAGGCCGGAGCACCCGTGCTCGCGATCGAGGCGATGAAGATGGAGCACCGCGTGACCGCGACCGTCGCCGGGCTCGCCCGCATCCGCGTCGCCGTGGGCGACCAGGTCGCCCGCGACCAGGTCGTCGCGCGCGTCGAGCCCGCGCCCGACGCCGCTGACGTCGCTGACGCCGCCGACGCCGCCGGCACCGGCCCCGCGACATCCGAGAACCGACCGCGGGCCGGCGCCCACGACGCCGCCGTCCCGAACGCATCCCACGAGGAATGAGGAGCACCATGCACGACCTGACCGACGAGGAACAGCAGCTGTACGACATGGTCTGCGAGTTCGCCGACACCGTCGTCGCCCCGCAGGCCTACGAGGCCGACCGCACGCACGAGCTCTCGATGGACGTCGTGGCGCAGATGGGCGAGCTGGGCCTGTTCGGCCTGCCGTTCCCCGAGGAGGTCGGCGGCCAGGGCGGCGACTACCTGGCGCTGTGCCTCGCGATCGAGGCGCTCGCGCGCGTCGACCAGTCGATCGCGATCACGCTCGAGGCCGGCGTCGGCCTCGGGGCCATGCCGATCTACCGTCACGGCACCGACGAGCAGAAGGCCGAGTACCTGCCCGACCTCACGGCCGGCCGTGCCCTGGGCGGGTTCGGCCTCACCGAGCCCGAAGCAGGCTCCGACGCGGGCGCGACGCGCACGACGGCCGTGCTCGACGGCGACGAGTGGGTCGTGAACGGCTCGAAGCAGTTCATCACCAACTCGGGCACGCCGATCACGAGGTTCGTCACGGTCACGGCGGTCACGGGCGAGCGCACGCGCCCGGATGGCTCCACCTCGAAGGAGCTCTCGACGATCATCGTGCCGAACGGCACCCCCGGTTTCACCGTCGGTCCGGGCTACGACAAGTCCGGATGGCGTGCCTCCGACACCCACCCGCTCACCTTCGACGACGTCCGCGTCCCGGCTGCGAACCTGCTCGGGGAGCGCGGGCGGGGCTTCGCCAACTTCCTCCAGGCGCTCGACGAGGGCCGCATCGCGATCGCCGCCCTCGCGACCGGCGCGGCGCAGGGGTGCCTCGACGAGGCCGTGGCCTACGCGAAGACCCGGAACGTGTTCGGCGTGCCCATCGCGAGCCACCAGTACATCGCGTTCACCATCGCCGGCATGCAGGCCCGCGTGCACACCGCGCGCCTGGCATGGCACGACGCGGCGCGCCGTGCCGACGCGGGGCTGCCGTTCAAGAAGGAGGCCGCGATCGCGAAGCTCGTCTCGAGCGACGCCGCGATGCTGAACGCCCGCGACGCGACGCAGATCTTCGGCGGCATGGGGTTCATGAACGAGACGACCGTGGCCAGGCACTACCGTGACTCGAAGATCCTGGAGATCGGCGAGGGCACGAACGAGGTGCAGCTCATGGTCATCGCGCGCGAGCTCGGGCTGGCGGCGTAGGGCGGCGCGGCCGCCGGTGAGGAGGATGCCATGACGGATGGCGCGATGCGCGACGTCGTGCAGCGCGGGCTCTGGTTCGAGGAGTTCGAGGAGGGCGTGCGGTACCTGCACCGCCCCGGGCGCACGGTCACGGAGGCCGACAACGTCCTGTTCACGACGCTCACCATGAACCCGCAGCCGCTGCACCTCGATGCGGCGTGGTCGGCACGTCAGCCGTTCGGCCGGGTCCTGGTGAACTCGCTCTTCACCTTGTCGACGCTCGTCGGCCAGTCCGTGGGGCAGCTCACGCAGGGCACGCTCGTCGCCAACCTCGGCTTCGGGGCGGTCGCGTTCCCGAACCCCGTCTTCGTGGGCGACACCCTCTACGGCGAGAGCGTCGTCGAGTCGAAGCGGCTGTCGTCGTCGCGTCCCGGCGAGGGCATCGTCGTGCTCGGCCACACCGCGCGCAACCAGGACGACGAGGTGGTCGCGACGGCGTCGCGCACGATGCTCGTGTGGACCCGCGAGGCGGGCGAACGCCGGTCTCGCGCCGATGGCGAGGTGAGCGGATGACGCACCCGCCGTTCCGGTTCGGCCCCGCGCTGCTGTTCTGCCCTGCCGACCGGCCCGACCGGTACGCCAAGGCGGCTGAGCGCGCCGACGCCGTGATCCTCGACCTCGAGGACGCCGTGGCCGAGTCCGCGAAGCCGGCGGCTCGCGAGTCCCTCGTGGCGAACCCGATCGACCCGGCACGCGTCGTGGTGCGGCTGAACCCGGCATCCACACCCCATCTCGCCGACGACCTCGCGGCGCTCCGGCGCACCGCGTACCGCACGGTCATGCTCGCCAAGTGCGAGGGCACCGCCGACCTGGTCGCGCTCGAGGACTTCGAGGTGATCGCGCTGTGCGAGACCGCACGCGGCGTGCTCGCCGCGCCCGACATCGCGTCGGTCCCGATCGTCTCCGCGCTCATGTGGGGCGCGGAGGACCTCGTCGCCTCGCTCGGCGGCGGCTCCAGCCGGACCGCCGACGGTCGCTACCGCGACGTCGCGCGGCACGCCAGGTCCCAGGTGCTGCTGTCGGCCGGCGCGCACGGCGTGGCGGCGATCGACGCGGTGCACCTCGACCTCGCCGACGGGGACGGCCTCCGCGCCGAGGCCGAGGACGCGGCCGCGCTCGGCTTCGCCGCCACGGCGTGCGTGCACCCGGGCCAGGTCGAGATCGTCCGGTCGGCGTACGCGCCGGGCCCCGAACGGCTCGAGTGGGCGCAGTCGCTGCTCGCCGAGGCGGCCGTGCGCGAACTCGACGGCGTGTTCGCCTTCCGCGGGCAGATGGTGGACGCACCGCTCCTGCGTCAGGCAGAGTCGGTCGTGCGGCGGGCGCACGCCCGTGGATCGTCGGAGAAAGGGACTGAGCGCTGATGAAGATCGTCGTCCTCGTGAAGGAGGTCCCCGACACCTACGGGGAGCGCCGACTCGACCTCGAGACGGGGCTCGCGGATCGCGCCGCGAGCGAGGCCGTCCTCGACGAGATCGGCGAGCGCGCGCTCGAGGTGGCCCTCGCCCACGCCGACGCGCACGAGGGCACCGAGGTGGTCGTCATGTCGATGGCGCCCGAGAGCGCCGCTGCGACGATCCGCAAGGGCCTGGCGATGGGCGCAGCCTCGGCCGTGCACATCGCCGACCCCGGCCTGGCCGCCGCAGACCTGGGATTGACCGCGCGCGCCCTCGCCGCTGCGATCCGACGCACCGGGTTCGACCTCGTCATCACGGGCAACCTCTCGACCGACGGCAGCGGCGGCGTGCTCCCCGCCATGCTCGCGGAGCTGCTCGAGGTCCCGAACGCGACCGCGCTCACGTCCGTCGAGATCACCGACGGCTCGGTGTCGGGAACGCGCGACGTCGACGGCGGCACCATGCGCGTGAGCGCGCAGCTGCCGGCCGTGATCTCGATCACCGAGGCCCTTCCCGACGCCCGATTCCCGAACTTCAAGGGCATCATGGCCGCGAAGAAGAAGCCGTTCGAGACGCTCGCGGCCGCCGACCTCGGCATCGAGCCGGCGGACCTGTCCGCAGCCTGGTCGATCATGACCGCCATCGCCGAGCGGCCACCGCGCACGGCGGGGACCAAGATCACCGACGAGGGCGACGGCGGCACGCGGATCGCCGAGTTCCTCATCGAGAACCGGCTGGTGTGAGAGGACGACCATGAGCGACCACCCCGCAGACCAGATCCTCGTCGTCCTCGAGACGACGCCGAACGGCGACCTCGCCGCCAGCGCGGCCGGCCTCCTCGCGGCCGCATCCGGCATCGGCACGCCCGTCGCCCTCGTCGTCACCGCCCCCGGCGGGGCGCAGGCGCTCGCCGAACAGGCCGCGGCGCTCGGTGCCGAACGCGTGCTCGCCGTCGAGACGCCTGCGGCGCAGTCCGAGCTCACGGTCCCGCACGTCGATGCGCTCGCCGCGGCTGCCGCGGCCGTCGCGCCAAACGCGGTACTCATATCCGAGTCGGTCGACGGCCGCGACATCGCGGGCCGCTTCGCCGCCCGCTCGGGTGCGCCGATCGCGGTGGACGCGGTCGGCCTCTCGCGCGACGACGAGGGCGTGGTGGCGCACCACTCCGTGTACGGGGGCGCCTACACGCTCGCCTCGGCCGCCACGTTCGGGCCGCTCCTCGTGACCGTGCGGCAGGGCGCCATCGATGCGCGGGCCGAGGCACGACCCGTCGTGCTCGAATCGCTCGAGGTAGCGGCCTCGGGTGCGTCGTCGGCCGCGATCGAGTCGGTCGAGCCCGTGACCGAGTCCTCGAGCCGCCCCGAACTGCGCGGCGCGAAGCGGGTCGTGTCCGGTGGTCGCGGCCTCGGCTCGGCCGAGCAGTTCGCGCTCGTCGAGGAACTCGCCGACGCGCTCGGCGCCGCCGTCGGCGCCTCCCGTGCGGCGGTCGACGCCGGCTACGTCCCGGCGAACCACCAGGTCGGGCAGACCGGCGTCTCGGTCTCCCCGCAGCTCTACATCGCCCTCGGCATCTCCGGAGCGATCCAGCACAAAGCGGGAATGCAGACGGCCAAGAACATCGTCGCCGTCAACAAGGACCCTGACGCCCCGATCTTCGAGGTCGCCGACTTCGGCGTCGTCGGCGACGTCTTCACCGTCGTGCCGCAGCTGATCAGCGCGCTCGCCGAGCGGAAGCGCTGACGCGTGACCGAAGTTCGCAACCTGCGCAGGGGACTGCCACGGAGCCGCGGCGGTGAGCCCTGGCCCCCGGACGCGGCGGCACCGGCCGCGCAGGTGCCGGACGCGCAGGTGCCGGATGCGCAGGTGCCGGATGCGCAGGCGACGGCGCAGGCCGTGACGCCGCAGGCGGCCCCGGAACCGGCGGCAGCAGCGGCGGCGACGCCGCCCGCCGCGCCATCGGGTCGCCGGCTCCGAAGCGGCCTGCCGCGGGTGCGCGGAGGGGCGCCGTGGCCCGAGCCCGGCCAGGCGCCCGATGGTGCGATCGCCGAGGCGAGGGATGCCGCGGCCGCACCGCCACCGGCCACGTCGTCGCCGACCGCATCGTCGCCGGCCGCATCCGTCGATGCCGTGTCCGAGCCGCGTTCCGCGGATGCCGCGGGCGGGGCCGCTGCGGCGATCGGCACCGGGCTTCGCCGCGGGCTCCCTCGAGTCGCCGGGGGAGAGCCGTGGCCGGCACCCGGGGACGCTCCGGCGTCGACCCCGCCGACGCCGGTCGCTCGAACCACCGCGCCTCCTGCGACGGCGACCTCCGTGCCCGCGGCATCCGCTCCCGACGCTCCCGCGCCCGCGGCGGCAGCCGCTGCACCGACGAAGGCCGCCACCGCGCCTGCGGTATCGGCCCCAGAAGACCCGGCCCGGGCAGCAGCCGCGGCAGCCGTGGCATCCGCACCGACCGCGGCACCCCCGGCAGCCGCGGCGGCCCCGGCCCCCGACGCGCCCGCGCAGCCGGGTCCGATGCTGCGCGGCCCGATGACCGTCAGGCAGTGGGCCGGCGCATCCGTCGTCGGCATCCTCGCGATCATCGGTGCCGCGACCATCGTCGTCCAGCTCACGAGGTGGTTCCTCGGGCTCGAGTTCATGCAGGACTTCCTTGCGACCTACCCCGGCGAGACGCACCTGCCCGACGGTGCGCCCGTCGGCCTACCGGCCTGGCTCGGCTGGCAGCACTTCTTCAACGTCTTCCTCATCGTGCTGATCATCCGATCGGGCCTGCAGGTGCGCACCGAGCGGCGCCCGCCGGCGTCCTGGACGCCGCGCTGGGCGAAGGGCGGCCAGGGGAGGATCAGCCTCACCCTGTGGTTCCACCAGTCGCTCGACATCCTGTGGCTCGTGAACGGACTCGTCTTCATCGTGCTCCTGTTCGCGACGGGCCAGTGGATGCGCGTCGTGCCGACCAGTTGGGAGGTCCTTCCGAACGCGGTCTCCGCGGGGCTGCAGTACCTCTCGCTCGACTGGCCGCTCGAGAACGGCTGGGTCAACTACAACAGCCTCCAGGTGCTGGCGTACTTCGCGACGATCTTCATCGCCGCGCCGCTCGCCGCGATCACCGGGGTGCGGATGTCGGGGCTGTGGCCGAAGCGCGCCGCGACGCTGAGCCGCCTCTACCCGGTCGAGTGGGCTCGCGCCGTGCACTTCCCGGTCATGCTGTACTTCGTCGCGTTCATCGTCGTGCACGTGGCACTCGTGTTCCTGACCGGGGCGCTGCGCAACCTCAACCACATGTACGCGGCGCAGGACGCCGACGGCTGGCTGGGCTTCTGGATCTTCGTCGCCTCGATCGTCGTCATCGCGGCCGCGTGGTTCGCCGCCCGGCCGTCGGTGCTCGCGCCGATCGCGGGAGTGTTCGGCAAGGTCGGCCGGTAGCTCCCGAGTCCGATCCAGCCGGTCGCCGGACCGCGGCGCACGGGGCGTTCGTCTCCTCGGGTTCACAAACGATTCAGTAACGCTTCACCGTCAGGCCCGACGGCGCGTTCGTCCATCACCTAGCGTCGAAGGCAATCCTGGGGAGGAGGACACGCGTGGCACGACACGTACTGCAGGGGGCACGCCGCGTCGAGGACGCGGCGGCGACGCGGATGCCGCGCCACGACGCGCACGAGGCGATCGACAGCAACGCCGTCTCGGGACCGATCGCGGTTCCACGTCGCGAACCGCTCGGCGACACCGGTTTCGAGATCCACCCGCTCGCGCTCGGCGGGAGCGGGCTGGGCCGGGCGCTCGGCGACGGCGACGGCGACGCGATCCTGGATCGCTTCGTCGCGCTCGGCGGCAACCTGATCACCGCGATCGGCGACGATGCCGATGGCGGGAGCGAGCGCCTCATCGGCTCCTGGATGCACGAGCGCGGCACCCGCGACCGCGTCCACGTGATCACCGAGGTCGGTCGCGACCCGCAACGGCCGGGACTGTCTCCTGCGGCCATCGCCGCGTCGGTCGATGCGTCGCTGACGCGCCTGGCGACCGACCGGATCGACCTGCTCTGCTTCCACGGGGAGGACCCCGACACCCCGCTCGAGGAGAGCCTCGGCGCCGTCGACGCCCTCGTGCGTTCCGGCAAGGTGCTCGCCCTCGGCGCCTCCCACTTCAGCCCCGAACGGCTCATCGAGGCCCGCGTCCTCGCGGCCAACGGGCTCCCGCGGTTCAGGGCGATCACGACGCCGTACAACCTCATGCAGCGTCGCGGCTTCGAGGGAGCCACCGAACTGGTCGCCCACGCGCAGGCACTGCCCGTCCTGCCGTCCTCGGCGCTCGCGAACGGGTTCCTCGCCGGAGGCATCCGTCGTCGCACCGACGCGTCCCGCGACGCGCACGGCGCACGGCGCACGGCGCACCTGGGCCGGCGCGGATCGCGCGTGCTCCGGGCGCTCGACGAGGTCGCGGCGGCCCACCGCGCCACGCCCGCGACCGTCGCGATCGCGTGGCTGCTGGCCCGACCCACGGTAGCGGCCCCCGTCGCGAGCGTCAGCCGGCCGGAGCAGGTCGATGCGCTGCTCGCCGCGAGTTCGCTCCGACTCCAGCGCTCCGAACTCGTCGAACTCGACCGCGCCTCGGCCTGACACGCGAGACGTCGGCGTCCGGAGCGTGGCATAGGCTGGACGGGTGAACGGCGCCGTCGACCTCCAGCTCGGTGAGCCCGACCTCACCTTCCGCGCCGCAGGCGACACGCTCGTTCGCAGGACCGTGCTCCCGTCCGGCATCCGCGTGCTCACCGAGCAGGTGCCCGGAAGCCGGAGCGCGACCATCGGCTTCTGGGTCGCGGTCGGCTCGCGAGACGAGCACCCCGCAGACAGCGGCCACCCCGCGACCTTCGGTTCGACGCACTTCCTCGAGCACCTCCTGTTCAAGGGCACCGGCACGCGCAGCGCCCTCGACATCGCGGTCGCCGTCGACGCGGTCGGCGGCGAGCACAACGCCGTGACGGCGAAGGAGTACACGTGCTACTACGCCAAGGTGCAGGACCGCGACCTGCCCATGGCCGTCGACGTGCTCGCAGACATGTTCACCTCGTCGGTGCTCGACGTCGACGACTTCGAGTCCGAGCGCGGGGTCATCCTCGAGGAACTCGCGATGGCCGGCGACGACCCGGCGGATGTCGCGAACGAACGCTTCTTCGAGGCGGTGCTCGGCTCGCACCCGCTCGCGCGCCCCATCGGCGGCGACGCCCACACGATCGGCGCCGCCACCCGCGACGCGGTCCGGGAGCACTACCGTGCGTGCTACCGGGCGCCCGACCTCGTCGTGACGGCCGCGGGCGCCGTCGACCACGACGAACTCGTCGCCGGCCTGTCCGCCGCGCTCGTCGCCGCAGGCTGGGACCTCGAGGCGGTCGCGCCGCCGGTCGACCGCCGCGCGACGGAGGTCGCGCTCCTCGAGGGGCGCGCACCGCTGACCGTCGTCGAACGACCCGGCGAGCAGGCCCACCTCGTGCTCGGCGTGCCGGGCCTCGTGGCCACCGACGAACGACGCAGCGTGCTCAGCGTGCTCAGCACCATCTTCGGCGGCGGCATGTCGTCGCGACTCTTCCAGCAGATCCGCGAGCAGCGCGGGCTCGCCTACGCGGTGTACTCGTTCGCGCCCGGCTACTCGGATGCGGGCGTGTTCGGCATGTACGCGGGGTGCGCGCCGAAGAACGCCGCGACCGTCGCCGCGCTCATGCGCACCGAGCTCGAACGTCTCGCCCACCACGGCGTGACCGACGAGGAACTCGCGCGCGCGACCGGGTACCTCGGGGGAGCGTCCGCGCTCGCGCTCGAGGACTCCGACACGCGCATGTCGAGGCTCGGCCGCGCCGAGCTCGCCCTGGGGGAGTTCTCCGACCTCGACGAGGCGTTGCGCCGCGTCGGGCGCGTCACCGCCGACGACGTCCGGGCGCTCGCCACGGAACTGGCCGCCAGGCCGTTCTCACTCGCCGCGGTCGGCCCCGTCGACGAATGGATGTTCCGATCCGTCGTCGACTCGCCCGAAGCCCGACCCGTCGCCTGACGACGCCCGACCACAGGACCCGAACGTGCCCCACCACCTCTACCTCGTCCGACACGGCGAACAGCTCGACGCCGAGCACGGCATGCCCGACGGGCCGCTGTCGCCGCGCGGGCGACGCCAGGCCGAGCTGCTCGCCGAGCGGCTCGGCGGCATCCCCTTCGACGCCGCCTACCATTCGCCGCTGCAGCGTGCGGCGGAGACCGCCGGGATCATCGCGGAGAAGCTGCCGTCGCTGACGCCGGAGCCCTCGCCGCTGCTGTTCGACTGCGTCCCCTCGGGGCCCGCACCCGAGACGCCGGCCGCGTACGCCCCGTTCTTCGGCTCCTTCACCGAACTCGACTTCGAGGCCGGGCGAGCGCAGATGGCCGACGCCAACGCCGAGTTCCTGCGCTCGCACCGCGAGGACCGGCACGACCTGCTGATCACGCACAACTTCGTCATCGGCTGGTTCGTTCGCGAGGTGCTCGGGTCGCCCGAATGGCGGTGGGCGACCATCAACCAGGCGAACTGCGGGCTGACGGTGCTCACGCAGCGCGCGCCCGGACGGCCGTGGACGCTCGTCGTCCACAACGACCTCGCGCACCTGCCGCCCGAACTGCGCACGGGCCTGCCGGAGCCCTACGCGATCTGAGCGGGCCCGCTCACGGGCGCGGCCGCACGAGCTTGCCGTACCAGTTCGTGGCGTTCGGGTTGTCGTTGTAGGGCTCGATGGGCTCGTATCCGCTCGACGCGTACAGCCCGCCGGCCGCGGAGAGGCTCGCGTTGGTGTCGAGCACGAGCTCCTGGGCGCCGAACCCGATCGCGCGCGCCTCGAGCTCCTCGAGCAGGCGGCGCCCGCCGCCCCGGCCGCGCGCGGGCGGCGCGAGCCAGAGGTGCTTGACCTCGTACCGCACGAGCCCGTCGGTCGACGGGTCGATCCGCCGGATGCCGCCGCACCCGACCGCGGTCCCGGACTCGTCCTCGATGACGACGAACAGCCCTGCGGGCGGCGTGAACTGCGCGGCATCCGGCCACGTCGGGCGGTACGCACCCTGCTCGGGCGGGAATCCCGCGGCCCGCTCGGCGAAGTAGTCGCCGAGCAGCCCCTGCGCGTCG comes from the Agromyces marinus genome and includes:
- a CDS encoding acetyl/propionyl/methylcrotonyl-CoA carboxylase subunit alpha; this translates as MFERVLVANRGEIAVRVIRTLKRLGIRSIAVYSDADAGAPHVALADEAVRIGPAAASESYLDPARIVRAALETGAQAIHPGYGFLSENAAFGRACAEAGIVFVGPGALALEVMGDKIRAKRHVEASGVPVVPGVSEPDATDVTLAAAAPGIGFPILVKPSAGGGGKGMQVARDQAELEQALPAARRVARAAFGDDTLLLERFIERPRHIEVQVLADAHGTVIHLGERECSLQRRHQKVVEEAPSPLLDTATRARIGAAACEAARSVEYLGAGTVEFLVSDAAPDEFFFIEMNTRLQVEHPVTELVTGVDLVEQQLRIAAGEPLAIAQDDVRMTGHAIEARVYAESPERGFLPSTGDVLAWRAPTGEGVRVDAGISEQQRITADYDPMIAKVIAHGADRAEAVDRLDAALADTVLLGVETNVAFLRTLLAHPDVRAGRLDTGLIDRLPAAAASAPGSAAADAPADPLAGAAHAERERMARAAADGGHAWARERGWRIGGERDGETDAAASAAGDAVVATAPDGTVWVHADGRTAAFPRPDRRAALEARLALLERGGSADPDLRAPMPGSVTTILVADGDRVEAGAPVLAIEAMKMEHRVTATVAGLARIRVAVGDQVARDQVVARVEPAPDAADVADAADAAGTGPATSENRPRAGAHDAAVPNASHEE
- a CDS encoding acyl-CoA dehydrogenase family protein — protein: MHDLTDEEQQLYDMVCEFADTVVAPQAYEADRTHELSMDVVAQMGELGLFGLPFPEEVGGQGGDYLALCLAIEALARVDQSIAITLEAGVGLGAMPIYRHGTDEQKAEYLPDLTAGRALGGFGLTEPEAGSDAGATRTTAVLDGDEWVVNGSKQFITNSGTPITRFVTVTAVTGERTRPDGSTSKELSTIIVPNGTPGFTVGPGYDKSGWRASDTHPLTFDDVRVPAANLLGERGRGFANFLQALDEGRIAIAALATGAAQGCLDEAVAYAKTRNVFGVPIASHQYIAFTIAGMQARVHTARLAWHDAARRADAGLPFKKEAAIAKLVSSDAAMLNARDATQIFGGMGFMNETTVARHYRDSKILEIGEGTNEVQLMVIARELGLAA
- a CDS encoding MaoC family dehydratase; the protein is MTDGAMRDVVQRGLWFEEFEEGVRYLHRPGRTVTEADNVLFTTLTMNPQPLHLDAAWSARQPFGRVLVNSLFTLSTLVGQSVGQLTQGTLVANLGFGAVAFPNPVFVGDTLYGESVVESKRLSSSRPGEGIVVLGHTARNQDDEVVATASRTMLVWTREAGERRSRADGEVSG
- a CDS encoding HpcH/HpaI aldolase/citrate lyase family protein translates to MTHPPFRFGPALLFCPADRPDRYAKAAERADAVILDLEDAVAESAKPAARESLVANPIDPARVVVRLNPASTPHLADDLAALRRTAYRTVMLAKCEGTADLVALEDFEVIALCETARGVLAAPDIASVPIVSALMWGAEDLVASLGGGSSRTADGRYRDVARHARSQVLLSAGAHGVAAIDAVHLDLADGDGLRAEAEDAAALGFAATACVHPGQVEIVRSAYAPGPERLEWAQSLLAEAAVRELDGVFAFRGQMVDAPLLRQAESVVRRAHARGSSEKGTER
- a CDS encoding electron transfer flavoprotein subunit beta/FixA family protein; translated protein: MKIVVLVKEVPDTYGERRLDLETGLADRAASEAVLDEIGERALEVALAHADAHEGTEVVVMSMAPESAAATIRKGLAMGAASAVHIADPGLAAADLGLTARALAAAIRRTGFDLVITGNLSTDGSGGVLPAMLAELLEVPNATALTSVEITDGSVSGTRDVDGGTMRVSAQLPAVISITEALPDARFPNFKGIMAAKKKPFETLAAADLGIEPADLSAAWSIMTAIAERPPRTAGTKITDEGDGGTRIAEFLIENRLV
- a CDS encoding electron transfer flavoprotein subunit alpha/FixB family protein, with protein sequence MSDHPADQILVVLETTPNGDLAASAAGLLAAASGIGTPVALVVTAPGGAQALAEQAAALGAERVLAVETPAAQSELTVPHVDALAAAAAAVAPNAVLISESVDGRDIAGRFAARSGAPIAVDAVGLSRDDEGVVAHHSVYGGAYTLASAATFGPLLVTVRQGAIDARAEARPVVLESLEVAASGASSAAIESVEPVTESSSRPELRGAKRVVSGGRGLGSAEQFALVEELADALGAAVGASRAAVDAGYVPANHQVGQTGVSVSPQLYIALGISGAIQHKAGMQTAKNIVAVNKDPDAPIFEVADFGVVGDVFTVVPQLISALAERKR
- a CDS encoding cytochrome b/b6 domain-containing protein, with translation MTEVRNLRRGLPRSRGGEPWPPDAAAPAAQVPDAQVPDAQVPDAQATAQAVTPQAAPEPAAAAAATPPAAPSGRRLRSGLPRVRGGAPWPEPGQAPDGAIAEARDAAAAPPPATSSPTASSPAASVDAVSEPRSADAAGGAAAAIGTGLRRGLPRVAGGEPWPAPGDAPASTPPTPVARTTAPPATATSVPAASAPDAPAPAAAAAAPTKAATAPAVSAPEDPARAAAAAAVASAPTAAPPAAAAAPAPDAPAQPGPMLRGPMTVRQWAGASVVGILAIIGAATIVVQLTRWFLGLEFMQDFLATYPGETHLPDGAPVGLPAWLGWQHFFNVFLIVLIIRSGLQVRTERRPPASWTPRWAKGGQGRISLTLWFHQSLDILWLVNGLVFIVLLFATGQWMRVVPTSWEVLPNAVSAGLQYLSLDWPLENGWVNYNSLQVLAYFATIFIAAPLAAITGVRMSGLWPKRAATLSRLYPVEWARAVHFPVMLYFVAFIVVHVALVFLTGALRNLNHMYAAQDADGWLGFWIFVASIVVIAAAWFAARPSVLAPIAGVFGKVGR
- a CDS encoding aldo/keto reductase, coding for MARHVLQGARRVEDAAATRMPRHDAHEAIDSNAVSGPIAVPRREPLGDTGFEIHPLALGGSGLGRALGDGDGDAILDRFVALGGNLITAIGDDADGGSERLIGSWMHERGTRDRVHVITEVGRDPQRPGLSPAAIAASVDASLTRLATDRIDLLCFHGEDPDTPLEESLGAVDALVRSGKVLALGASHFSPERLIEARVLAANGLPRFRAITTPYNLMQRRGFEGATELVAHAQALPVLPSSALANGFLAGGIRRRTDASRDAHGARRTAHLGRRGSRVLRALDEVAAAHRATPATVAIAWLLARPTVAAPVASVSRPEQVDALLAASSLRLQRSELVELDRASA
- a CDS encoding M16 family metallopeptidase, encoding MNGAVDLQLGEPDLTFRAAGDTLVRRTVLPSGIRVLTEQVPGSRSATIGFWVAVGSRDEHPADSGHPATFGSTHFLEHLLFKGTGTRSALDIAVAVDAVGGEHNAVTAKEYTCYYAKVQDRDLPMAVDVLADMFTSSVLDVDDFESERGVILEELAMAGDDPADVANERFFEAVLGSHPLARPIGGDAHTIGAATRDAVREHYRACYRAPDLVVTAAGAVDHDELVAGLSAALVAAGWDLEAVAPPVDRRATEVALLEGRAPLTVVERPGEQAHLVLGVPGLVATDERRSVLSVLSTIFGGGMSSRLFQQIREQRGLAYAVYSFAPGYSDAGVFGMYAGCAPKNAATVAALMRTELERLAHHGVTDEELARATGYLGGASALALEDSDTRMSRLGRAELALGEFSDLDEALRRVGRVTADDVRALATELAARPFSLAAVGPVDEWMFRSVVDSPEARPVA
- a CDS encoding histidine phosphatase family protein; protein product: MPHHLYLVRHGEQLDAEHGMPDGPLSPRGRRQAELLAERLGGIPFDAAYHSPLQRAAETAGIIAEKLPSLTPEPSPLLFDCVPSGPAPETPAAYAPFFGSFTELDFEAGRAQMADANAEFLRSHREDRHDLLITHNFVIGWFVREVLGSPEWRWATINQANCGLTVLTQRAPGRPWTLVVHNDLAHLPPELRTGLPEPYAI
- a CDS encoding GNAT family N-acetyltransferase, which encodes MLRFRDAAVTAPDAQGLLGDYFAERAAGFPPEQGAYRPTWPDAAQFTPPAGLFVVIEDESGTAVGCGGIRRIDPSTDGLVRYEVKHLWLAPPARGRGGGRRLLEELEARAIGFGAQELVLDTNASLSAAGGLYASSGYEPIEPYNDNPNATNWYGKLVRPRP